From a region of the Fibrobacter sp. UWB2 genome:
- a CDS encoding MFS transporter yields the protein MLTKSNTPDNTLWTRTFITVAAANFLLFFSFYQLLPILPLYIIDKFQTDNATAGFIISLYTIGALVCRPFAGFLVDTFSRKPLYFWTFFAFTLCFLGYKTVGLLPILAVVRFAHGLFFGISSTASNTVAIDALPASRRGEGIGYFGISVNLAFATGPMTGMFLYEAFGDGIVFAISTILCVIGLVLVQTLKVKPREKKVCAPLSLDRFFLTRAVPQFANFIFVGFAYGPVTNYIAIYANELGIGGTGWFYALIATGLILNRIMTGRLIDRGYLIHLVGSGMTLIVIAYFILAFSHGPITFFLSAFLIGTSLGLIFPGYQTMCVNLARHDQRGTANSTYLSGWDIGIGTGILVGGAMANHFGMHQQVFFVCGIALAIADVMFLAYTSRHYLKNKLEG from the coding sequence ATGCTAACAAAATCCAACACGCCCGATAATACACTTTGGACCCGCACGTTCATTACAGTCGCTGCGGCGAACTTTTTGCTGTTCTTTAGCTTTTACCAGCTATTGCCGATTTTGCCGTTGTACATCATCGACAAGTTCCAGACAGACAACGCAACCGCAGGGTTCATCATTTCGCTCTACACGATTGGCGCGCTCGTCTGCAGGCCGTTTGCCGGATTTCTCGTCGATACGTTCAGCCGAAAGCCGCTATACTTTTGGACGTTTTTCGCATTTACGCTCTGCTTTTTAGGCTATAAGACGGTCGGACTATTGCCGATTCTAGCGGTCGTGCGTTTTGCACACGGGCTGTTCTTTGGCATTTCGAGTACCGCAAGTAATACGGTGGCTATTGATGCTCTGCCCGCAAGTCGCCGAGGCGAAGGCATCGGGTATTTCGGGATCAGCGTGAACTTGGCCTTCGCCACCGGTCCCATGACCGGAATGTTTCTTTACGAAGCATTCGGCGACGGGATCGTTTTTGCCATTTCTACAATCCTTTGCGTGATTGGACTTGTGCTTGTGCAGACGCTCAAGGTGAAGCCCCGTGAAAAGAAGGTCTGCGCCCCGCTTTCGCTCGACCGATTTTTCCTCACGCGCGCGGTTCCGCAATTTGCAAATTTCATCTTCGTCGGATTTGCGTACGGCCCGGTCACAAACTACATCGCCATTTACGCCAATGAACTTGGCATTGGCGGCACGGGCTGGTTCTACGCGCTCATCGCCACAGGCCTCATCTTGAACCGCATCATGACAGGCCGCTTGATTGACCGCGGTTATCTGATTCATCTTGTGGGTTCCGGAATGACGCTGATCGTCATCGCCTACTTTATCCTCGCCTTTAGCCACGGGCCCATTACGTTCTTCTTGTCTGCATTCCTTATCGGAACAAGCCTCGGACTTATCTTCCCCGGCTACCAGACTATGTGCGTGAACCTCGCCCGCCACGACCAGCGCGGCACGGCAAACAGCACCTACCTTTCGGGATGGGACATCGGCATTGGAACAGGAATTCTCGTAGGCGGCGCCATGGCGAACCACTTCGGGATGCACCAGCAAGTGTTCTTCGTCTGCGGCATCGCACTCGCT